The genome window ATGAGCTGATAATGTAGGCGTAAGGAAGAATGGCCGGTTTATAATGTGACAAAAATAAAATGATAGGTATGGTCTTAATCAAAACTTGCACAAAACCAATCAAGGAGGCATACCCGATAGAGAGGACTGTTATATTATGCTCATCCTTTCTTATGCCTAACTTGGTCGCAAATTTTCGCATTATTAATGACCTAATTTTGAAATTTGGTGCTGATGCGAGGTTAACTCATGAATCTGTTTAGTCATTAAACGAATAAGATTACATAGTTGCTGAATAATACCCATCGCTAGATTTATATTAATACTCAAGTGTTCCACTAAATCTTGACGATGAAGCTTAAGTAGCAAGCAATCTTCTACAGCCACTACGGAAGCGGTTCTTGGCTCGGGTGATAATACCGCAAGCTCTCCAAATATTTGTTGGCTGCCTAACTCGGCTAAAATATTTTCGTCTTCTTTAATAATTACCTTTCCCTCAACAATAATATATAAGACATCATCAACTTCACCTTTTTTAATGATGTAGTCACCTTTGTTAACGCGAAACTCTGTCGTTTTTGACGCTATTTCCGCAATTAACTCATCACTCACTTCTTGAAAAATATTTACACTACGCAGCATAATAATTTTTTCTAGTAATATCATTTTCCATATCCCATTCTAGTGTTGAGCATAAATAATCACTTTAGGCGGCTCCCTACTTTTCGAAACGAAACTACTATTTGTAAGACAAAGCGTATGATAACTAAAGCAGGAAGTATCCAGCTTAAAGCATAGGTAGAAATCCCAAATAATGTATCTGGTAGGTATTTGAGTAATATATATTGGCCTATGAGCGCAAGTAAGATACTTATACACCACGCCGTGATGCTGGTTACCCAAAACAGTATGTTGTCCTTGCTATCTTTATAAAAAGCTAAACGACTTATATTCTTAATGGTTAGCTTTCGTAGCCATTGGAAGGCAGAAGGATGTAGTTTTGGCTTTTCCAGCGCATCTGCTAATGCATGATAACCATCCCCTTGATAGAGCGGATTAAGATTTTTCAGGGCACTCATATAAAGCAGCAGAGCCAAAGTCCAACAAAAAATTTGGAACAGCGGTATAGCCACTAACCATGCAACAATACTCAGCAGTCCAGCAATGAATATATCTGTATACGCACCTGCCAAATGCACAATGATATGATTTTTTTTGCTGCTTAAACACATATCCGTTGTATCTACAAATGCAAACAAGCCAATCAGATTGAAGATAAGGCCGGCATGATGCACCTCTCGTCCAAACGCCTTTGTGGTAAAAGCGTGCCCCAACTCGTGCAAGGGAATTAACAATAGATTCATTAGAAATACACTGAAAATTAAAATAAATAACATTAGTGGCGACAGTATATGACGAGCTTCATGTTGCGCAACAGACACGAAGGCAATCACACCCATCACTACTATCAACGCTATAAGGATTTGCCCAAAAGGTTTAAATAATAAATTAACACCTGCGTTATAGCTCGTAGAAAGGAGGTGATCAATATCTTTGAAAATATATTTAAAGCGAAATTTTTTTAATACGAGGACTTTAAAACGCTGCCACCTTGTTAAATCGACAGGAGACGTCGGTTCAGAAACTAAATTCATTGCAGGTAAGGAGATAAAGCCACTATTAGCAAGATTGAGAATTGTGTTTGAAACCTCATCTGGTGCAAAAATTTTATGCTCTGTGAGTAATATCATAATGATATCTTCAATTGTCTGGCGTCCGTCTAGTTGTTGCCAAATCAGCCAACCAATATCAGAAAGCAAAAAATACCGCCACTGCTGAGGATTCTTCAGGATGGTAACGCTGCGACCATCCCCCATTTTTTTATGATAGTAACTAATATACGGTAACCGCAGGGGACGGCTACGTTCTACCATCAACATTACAATAGATTCGCCAGCGCTATCTTGATAGCTTAACAGCTCTTGTAACTGTTCCTTTGTTAGAATAAATAATTCGCCCGCTTCTTTCATTCTTGCTGTTGCATTCCGATGCGTAGCAGCGAGGGGCGCAATTTCTCCAAACATGGCGGGGTGCTCTAATACGGCCAACAATTTTTCTGTGCCATCTTCATTCTCAGCGACAATTTCCACCTTGCCCGAACTGATTAGATAACAATCCTGTCCTTCTTCTCCCTGCTGGAATAAAACGCTTCCCTCTGCAACATATTTCTCTTGAATATTACGTGCAAGTTGCGCTAGCCGCTCCAAAGGTAACTTAGAAAAGGTACCCACCTGTTTAACAAAATTCATGCGTAGCAGAAACTTTGCTGATTCCTGCATCAGTTCACTTACAGTAGGATGATTCCGCAGAAAAATGTAAAGACTTTCCACCTTCCATCCAATGACTAAAACACTTGATAACGCCGTTAGTGTAGTCGTTCTAGTGCCACTTGGAGAAAAAAAACTTGCATCACTCAATCCTATAGGCTGTCCTTCCTTTAAAACAGTTTGAGGAACCAATGTAATTTTGCCCGCCTCATTAACTTCGCTCACCACTTCGACCCTACCCTTTACAATGATATAGATGGCATCGATCACATCATTTTGGGAAACTATTCTCTCCCCTGCGGAGTATTGTTTTTCAAAAGCAAGTCCTGCCAAACCAGTTAGCTCTAACTCTCTTAACTTCGAAAAAATGGGTTGACTGCGGACAAGTTGCTTTCGTGTAGGGAGGGAAACTAAACGTCCTTTTTTAGGGTTCCGTGTCACAGGCATTTCTGCTCTCTTTTATGGATTGTAGAAAAGAGCACGGCAAGTCTACTCGCCTAGCTAGGAAAATAAGTGGGAAAAATTAATTTCCCACTTTTTGATACTACTTAGAAGAATCCAAGTCTGACGAGGAAAGACCCGCTAAACCTAATATTTTTGGGCTAAGCATGGATTTAAGTTGTTCACTTGACATGGAATCAAGGTCAGAAACATTAACACCAGCTTTTTTGAGTTCGCTTTGTAACTCAGGGTTTGTACGAGATTTTTCTTTAAGACGTGTTTTGATACTTGTGATATCCACCATAATAATAACCTCCTTAATTAAACTTACTTAATCAGTATAGTATTTTTCTAAAATTTAGAATTTTTCTTTTAATACTTACATAGTCAAATGCTTGGGGCCTGGTAACCCAGCTATACTGATATATACAGTTGAGAGGTTTAATATATGCCCATTAAACTTAAAAGATGGGATGATTACCCGCGAAAATAACGATGGCTGGAGGGTTTTAGTTTGCCGCTATCGGCCCCGCGCCCTCCCCAAGAAAGCTGAAACGTGGGATATTTGGTTTAGCCAACTGGGACCAAGCCCTAAATTACTTGCAGATGCTTACGGAAAAAACAGAAAATCGCCCATCACTTTTCATTAACGAGGGTGGGGCTGAAGGCTTGGAGTTTGTTGAGCCGTCCTTTTATCAAACTCTTGCTTCAAATTGTCGGATAAGCCAGTTATTTCAAAGTTAGGATCAGCAGCCTTAGCGCCTTTATAAGCATTGAACAGCGTTTCCTCTTTATCTTTTTTGTTCATTCCCGCTGTAAGAGCTGAAACATCAAAACTCGAGTTTCCTGTACCTAGCATTATTTTTGCGACTATTTCGAAGCTTTTAGCGGAAGTATCAGGAATATGCATTTTATTTTCCGTAGGATCATAATGATAACTTTTGTAGTTATCCATCGACCAAAAATTATAACCCTTCCCCGCCTCTGCAAATTCCATGCCCAACTTCTTAACGACGTCCATGAGTGCTTCTATCTCAATCACGCGCTCAAAAGAGATACTCAGCTTTTTCGTGTGCTTGGTCCATTCGGGTTTAGGCGTTTGAGCTAGGGTCGTATTAGTCGGTGGATTCAGTGATTTGTCTTGCTCATCATCGATATCTTCCTCTTCTGGGGACATCTCGGGCTGGTCTGCCATCATTATTTCCTCTCTAGATTTATTACTTATTATAGCCTGATAGCTAGCATTTTATCATTAATTATTAGGTATCTACCCGCACCCAAAGTGATTCGTTGGCTAGGAGGTCCGCTTCTAGGGGCGAGTAGTTACATTATTAGAAGCTTGTTTTAAAATGGCGAGGGTTGAGGCGATGCATCTGCTCCAGGTAAATTTTTCCCTATAGAATTCAGACTTTATAACAGCCTGACTCGACAGCGACTCTTCTAGTAGCAGCTGCTTAAATTGTTCGCTTATGGCATCTACGTCTAGAGGATTAACGAGTAAAGCCTGACCCGCGCTGAACTCTGCCATTGCGCTATTAGCCGATGTTAACACAGGCACACCACTTGCCAATGCCTCTAATACCGGCAAACCAAACCCTTCGTAGGTTGAGAGGTAACTGAAAGCCTTCGCACCTGAAAAAAGTGCGGGAATATCGTCTTGAGGAACATACCCTAATAATTTTATATCGTTTGCTGCATTGTTCTTTAGAGTAGTAAGGAGGTCATTTATTTTCCAGCCCACCGCTCCCGCCAGTACTAAGGGATATTTCTGGCGTAATGTAGCAGGCAGATTAAGATATCCACGAATTAGATTAGGTAAATTTTTTCGAGGTTCAAGGGTACTGACACTCAGAATATATTGCTTATAACCTAAGCAATACTTAGTCAATATGTTAGAAATTTCATTTTCCTCACGCGGATGAAATTCATCAGAAACGCCATGATGAACGGTGGTTATTCGTTGAGGATCAATTCCTAAATACTGAATAGCTTCATTGCGGGTAAATTCGGAAACGCTAATAATATGACTGGATTGATCTAAGGTTTTTTTCAAACCTCTTTCAAACCAACTCACTCTTTCTGCCGGTTGAAACTCAGGAAAACGCAAACAAGTGAGGTCGTGCAAAGTAGTGACACAGTGTCCATCATAAGGTTTAACTATAAAATTAGGTTCATGGTAAATCACGTCGCGAAATATTTTTTTTTTAACATAGGCTTCGAATGTTTTCGCACCTAGTCTATGGATAAGATTGCGCAAACCAGGAATTTTTTTTTGTAGAAATAGAAAAAATAAATCGGTGTGTGTTCTTTGATCAATTACTTGACGCGGATGGTATTTGACAAATCGATTTCCAGTAAATGTATAGAGAGAATTGATTTGCTCATTGTTAACCATTTGTTGAAATAAGTGCCATGTATAGAGAGGTATTCCTGTGCGGTGATAATCGAGCAAACTATCCGTGTTTAATAAAACATTTAGCATAGGCTGTCCATAATCTGTTTACATTTTCTTTTATTATGATTAAATTGAAAAATCGAAAGTAAGATACTGCAAAAAGCTAAAAAAGGATAGTCTTATGGATAAAACTGCCTTAGTAACGGGCATCACAGGACAAGATGGCGCTTATCTAGCCCAATCGCTGCTCAAAAAAGGGTATCGCGTTTTTGGTACTTATCGAAGAAGCTCCTCCTTAAATTTATGGCGACTGCAAGAACTCGGCATACATCAAGATGTAAATTTAATACCCGTCGATTTGTTTGAATTTAGTAATATACTAAAAGCAATTGAGACAGTACAACCAAGCGAATTATATAATCTCGCAGCTCAAAGTTTCGTTGGCTTGTCATTTGAGCAGCCACTCTACACTGCTGAAATTGATGGTCTTGGCACCCTCCGGATCTTAGAGGCTATCCGTATAGTCAACCCAGGAATCCGTTTTTATCAAGCGTCCACATCGGAAATGTTTGGTAAAGTAAAAAGTATACCGCAAGATGAAAATACTCCTTTTCATCCCCGCAGCCCTTATGGCGTAGCGAAGCTGTATGCACATTGGATTACGGTTAATTTTAGAGAGTCTTATAATCTATTTGCTTGCTCAGGGATTTTATTCAATCACGAATCGCCCTTACGCGGCTCTGAATTCGTCACCCGTAAAATCACCCAAGGCTTAGCGGCTATTAAAGCCAACAAACAATCTGTACTTGAACTTGGCAATCTCGATGCTAAACGCGACTGGGGTTACGCCGGAGATTATGTGGAAGGAATGTATCAGATGCTCCAACAGGACGAAGCGGATGACTTTGTGCTTGCTACGGGTCAAACGCACACTGTCAGAGAATTTATTGAAATAGCTGCCAAACATGCAGGATTTCAGATTGCTTGGGAAGGGACAGGCGTAATTGAACAAGGTATCGATACCTTAACTAATAATATAATAATTAAGGTAAACCCTCAGTTTTATCGCCCTGCAGAGGTGGATATTTTAATTGGTTCACCCAAAAAAGCCGTTGAGAAATTAGGCTGGTCACCCACAGTAACATTTGAAGAATTAATATATAAAATGATTACAGCAGATCTTAACAGAGTCTCCAGCCGGGTTCACGCGATGCAGGACGTTGCAATTTAAGCGCTTATAAAAAACGGATATAACAAAAATGAGAAGGAATATATTACAAACTTTATTTAGTTTTCGATATTTTATTTTGGGCTCCGTTAAGCGCGAATTACAAATTCAATGCCATGGTTCGTTGTTTGGCATCGTTTGGGTTCTATTAAACCCTCTTTCGCTTACCCTAGTTTATGCCTTAATTTTTAATAATTTGATGGGCGCAAAGCTTATTAATCATCCTGAAAAATTCGCTTATAGCATCTACCTCTGTGCAGGCCTACTACCCTGGAACTATTTCACTTCGGTTTTAACGCGCAATATCAACATGTTTGTGGATAATGCTAACCTACTCAAAAAATCAGTTTTTCCTATTCTCACACTTCCTATCATTATTTTACTTACTGAAACCGTGAATTTTCTGATGGCATTAGGTGTGTTTTCTCTTTTCTTGATTGCAATAAATCATTTTCCAGGATGGGTGCTCCTAGCAATCATTCCCTTATTGATTATGCAACAAATGCTAGCGCTCGGAATAGGAATCTTCCTAGGATGTTTTCATGTTTTTTTTAGAGACATAGGCAAGTCAATCAGCATCATTCTGCAATTTTGGTTCTGGCTAACGCCCATTGTATATGTCAGCACGATTCTTCCTGAAGTCGCCCAGAAATTTTTAGCTACTTTCAACCCTATGGTTTCATTGATACAAGCATATCAGCAGATTATTCTTGAAGGTAAGTTGCCCCCTTTAGCAGGAATCAGCTCCGAATTAGTACTAGGGATAATTGCAATAATGTTAGCGCTTACTACTTATCACAAACTTTCTTCCGATATAGTGGATGAATTATGATAGGTTCAATTTCGGTAGAAGACGTAAGCAAAAAATATAAACAATATGCAAACCGATGGGCCCGCGTAGCCAATTCCTTTTCGGGAGGACGCTATTATACTCCGCAAGAAAAATGGGTATTAAATAATATTAACTTCAGTGTGAAAAGTGGTGAGGCTATAGGAATCATTGGTCAGAATGGTTCTGGAAAAAGTACGCTACTCAAATTAATCACAGGAATCACTAACCCTTCTCGAGGACGGATTGATGTAACAGGCAATGTGGCGGCCTTGCTTGAACTTGGCATGGGTTTCAATCCTGAGTTAACGGGCAGACAAAATGCACAAATGGCATTGCAGTTGCGTGGTTTTGATAATCAAACCATTCAGCGATGGATGCCAGATATTCTGGAATTTGCAGAGATAGACAGTTATTTTGACCTGCCCTTGCGCACTTATTCAAGTGGCATGCAAGTTCGTTTAGCATTTAGTGCGGCCACAGTTATTCGCCCAGATATTCTAATAGTGGATGAGGCGCTTTCAGTCGGCGACGTATATTTTCAACATAAGTCCATTGCTCGCATTCGCGAATTTAAAAAGAAAGGCACTACATTATTCTTCGTTTCACATGATGCAGCCACTGTTAAAACACTTTGTAATCGCGCGATACTGTTAGAAAAAGGCCACCTCACACTAGACGATATTCCTGATAATGTTTTTAATTATTATAATGCGGTCATCGCTCAAAAAGAAAAAGATCAAGAAATCAAGCGCCTCGAATCAAATCAAAAAAAATCTATGACTCGAAGCGGCAACCGTAAGGCCACTATCGAAAAGGTCGAATTATTTAATTCGCAAGGGGACTCGTCACGTGCATTTAAAGTAGGTGAAACTGGCCTGATTAGATGCCAAATTGCCTATAAGTCGGACATTAAAAATGCCACCTTCGGCATGGTTATTCGAGACCGCTTAGGCAACGACATTTTCGGCACCAACACATTTTATTTGAATCATACGCTTACAACGCCCGGCCTAATTGAAGTTGAATTCAAAGTGCAATTTAATTTAGGATATGGCGACTACTCCATTACTGTGGCTAGTCACTCAATGCAAAACCATATCGAAGATAATCATGATTGGTGGGATAATTCATTAATTTTTCAAATTATTCCCAAAGATAGTCACTATTTTGTTGGTGTTTCGTTTTTGCCTGTGGAGGTATACAGCAAACAATTGATGCATGAAGGAAGTGAGCATGGATAATTACGAATTTAAAATAAAACAAATAATGAACGAATTATCTGCAAAAAATAGCTTAGATACGTCATTTAAAGAAACTAGAAAGAAAAGTGCTTTTGCGAGTAAACATTTACTTGCAAGGGAACTCACGAAGTACGACGGCACAGAATTCATTATTAATGCTTATCGAGCTCTATTGAAAAGAGGTCCTGATGAAGAAGGATTAGATTACTACCTTAACCAGCTTAAAGAGGGCAAATCCAAAGTAGCCATTATTAAACAAGTGCAACTTTCTTCTGAAGGTAAAAAAAATAATGTCAAAATAAAAGGCTTATCTGCCTCATCCTTTTTCGATTGGATAAAAGAAAACTTACTTAATAGGGCGATTCAACTGACCAAGTTCTTACCCCGAATTTCTTTCGAAAAGATCTCAAAAACAGAGAGACTTGAAATATTATTGCAACAAACCTTAACCGAGTTATTAGCAGTACAAGCCAAATTAAGCAAGATTGATCATAAGATAAAGTCCCAAGATAAAGATATTCATAAACTATATGAAGAAACAGGAACTAATCTGCACCTGAAAATACCAAATTGGGATCAATTCTATTCTAATTTTGAAGATGTTTTTAGAGGTCCACCTGAAATAATCAAAGAACGTATCCAAGTGTATATTCCGATTGTGCAAGAAGCCTTAACCAAGAACAATAATTCACCCGTATTAGATCTGGGC of Gammaproteobacteria bacterium contains these proteins:
- a CDS encoding cyclic nucleotide-binding domain-containing protein, producing the protein MILLEKIIMLRSVNIFQEVSDELIAEIASKTTEFRVNKGDYIIKKGEVDDVLYIIVEGKVIIKEDENILAELGSQQIFGELAVLSPEPRTASVVAVEDCLLLKLHRQDLVEHLSININLAMGIIQQLCNLIRLMTKQIHELTSHQHQISKLGH
- a CDS encoding cyclic nucleotide-binding domain-containing protein — its product is MPVTRNPKKGRLVSLPTRKQLVRSQPIFSKLRELELTGLAGLAFEKQYSAGERIVSQNDVIDAIYIIVKGRVEVVSEVNEAGKITLVPQTVLKEGQPIGLSDASFFSPSGTRTTTLTALSSVLVIGWKVESLYIFLRNHPTVSELMQESAKFLLRMNFVKQVGTFSKLPLERLAQLARNIQEKYVAEGSVLFQQGEEGQDCYLISSGKVEIVAENEDGTEKLLAVLEHPAMFGEIAPLAATHRNATARMKEAGELFILTKEQLQELLSYQDSAGESIVMLMVERSRPLRLPYISYYHKKMGDGRSVTILKNPQQWRYFLLSDIGWLIWQQLDGRQTIEDIIMILLTEHKIFAPDEVSNTILNLANSGFISLPAMNLVSEPTSPVDLTRWQRFKVLVLKKFRFKYIFKDIDHLLSTSYNAGVNLLFKPFGQILIALIVVMGVIAFVSVAQHEARHILSPLMLFILIFSVFLMNLLLIPLHELGHAFTTKAFGREVHHAGLIFNLIGLFAFVDTTDMCLSSKKNHIIVHLAGAYTDIFIAGLLSIVAWLVAIPLFQIFCWTLALLLYMSALKNLNPLYQGDGYHALADALEKPKLHPSAFQWLRKLTIKNISRLAFYKDSKDNILFWVTSITAWCISILLALIGQYILLKYLPDTLFGISTYALSWILPALVIIRFVLQIVVSFRKVGSRLK
- a CDS encoding glycosyltransferase family 4 protein, with the protein product MLNVLLNTDSLLDYHRTGIPLYTWHLFQQMVNNEQINSLYTFTGNRFVKYHPRQVIDQRTHTDLFFLFLQKKIPGLRNLIHRLGAKTFEAYVKKKIFRDVIYHEPNFIVKPYDGHCVTTLHDLTCLRFPEFQPAERVSWFERGLKKTLDQSSHIISVSEFTRNEAIQYLGIDPQRITTVHHGVSDEFHPREENEISNILTKYCLGYKQYILSVSTLEPRKNLPNLIRGYLNLPATLRQKYPLVLAGAVGWKINDLLTTLKNNAANDIKLLGYVPQDDIPALFSGAKAFSYLSTYEGFGLPVLEALASGVPVLTSANSAMAEFSAGQALLVNPLDVDAISEQFKQLLLEESLSSQAVIKSEFYREKFTWSRCIASTLAILKQASNNVTTRP
- the gmd gene encoding GDP-mannose 4,6-dehydratase, producing the protein MDKTALVTGITGQDGAYLAQSLLKKGYRVFGTYRRSSSLNLWRLQELGIHQDVNLIPVDLFEFSNILKAIETVQPSELYNLAAQSFVGLSFEQPLYTAEIDGLGTLRILEAIRIVNPGIRFYQASTSEMFGKVKSIPQDENTPFHPRSPYGVAKLYAHWITVNFRESYNLFACSGILFNHESPLRGSEFVTRKITQGLAAIKANKQSVLELGNLDAKRDWGYAGDYVEGMYQMLQQDEADDFVLATGQTHTVREFIEIAAKHAGFQIAWEGTGVIEQGIDTLTNNIIIKVNPQFYRPAEVDILIGSPKKAVEKLGWSPTVTFEELIYKMITADLNRVSSRVHAMQDVAI
- a CDS encoding ABC transporter permease, which translates into the protein MRRNILQTLFSFRYFILGSVKRELQIQCHGSLFGIVWVLLNPLSLTLVYALIFNNLMGAKLINHPEKFAYSIYLCAGLLPWNYFTSVLTRNINMFVDNANLLKKSVFPILTLPIIILLTETVNFLMALGVFSLFLIAINHFPGWVLLAIIPLLIMQQMLALGIGIFLGCFHVFFRDIGKSISIILQFWFWLTPIVYVSTILPEVAQKFLATFNPMVSLIQAYQQIILEGKLPPLAGISSELVLGIIAIMLALTTYHKLSSDIVDEL
- a CDS encoding ABC transporter ATP-binding protein — encoded protein: MGSISVEDVSKKYKQYANRWARVANSFSGGRYYTPQEKWVLNNINFSVKSGEAIGIIGQNGSGKSTLLKLITGITNPSRGRIDVTGNVAALLELGMGFNPELTGRQNAQMALQLRGFDNQTIQRWMPDILEFAEIDSYFDLPLRTYSSGMQVRLAFSAATVIRPDILIVDEALSVGDVYFQHKSIARIREFKKKGTTLFFVSHDAATVKTLCNRAILLEKGHLTLDDIPDNVFNYYNAVIAQKEKDQEIKRLESNQKKSMTRSGNRKATIEKVELFNSQGDSSRAFKVGETGLIRCQIAYKSDIKNATFGMVIRDRLGNDIFGTNTFYLNHTLTTPGLIEVEFKVQFNLGYGDYSITVASHSMQNHIEDNHDWWDNSLIFQIIPKDSHYFVGVSFLPVEVYSKQLMHEGSEHG
- a CDS encoding methyltransferase domain-containing protein yields the protein MDNYEFKIKQIMNELSAKNSLDTSFKETRKKSAFASKHLLARELTKYDGTEFIINAYRALLKRGPDEEGLDYYLNQLKEGKSKVAIIKQVQLSSEGKKNNVKIKGLSASSFFDWIKENLLNRAIQLTKFLPRISFEKISKTERLEILLQQTLTELLAVQAKLSKIDHKIKSQDKDIHKLYEETGTNLHLKIPNWDQFYSNFEDVFRGPPEIIKERIQVYIPIVQEALTKNNNSPVLDLGCGRGEWLELLKENKIKALGIDSNPAMIEQCDQRGLDVTKDDAMTYLKKQKNQVFGSVTGFHIIEHLPFITLMSLLDEIYRTLKSGGMVILETPNPHNVIVSSNSFHYDPTHKKPLPPELMKFILDQKGFTNIMVKELNSLPNPIQDASALTEKFNELFFGPQDYAIIGYKN